From the genome of Vicia villosa cultivar HV-30 ecotype Madison, WI linkage group LG2, Vvil1.0, whole genome shotgun sequence, one region includes:
- the LOC131646359 gene encoding thioredoxin H1-like has protein sequence MGANSSNMDYPHTSSAKSSLSAKSTSSAKSSSSHILTFHSTAKWKAHFDASKETNKLMVVEFTATWCGPCKFMDPIFQDFAAKYIKVDFIKIDVDVLMGVSQEFQVQAMPTFILMKKGKIVDKVVGAKKEDLEKLIEKHQN, from the exons ATGGGAGCCAACTCATCCAACATGGATTATCCTCATACATCATCAGCAAAATCATCATTATCAGCAAAATCAACATCATCAGCTAAATCATCATCATCTCACATTCTCACTTTCCATTCCACTGCTAAATGGAAGGCTCATTTTGATGCATCCAAAGAAACTAACAAGCTG ATGGTGGTTGAATTTACGGCTACATGGTGTGGACCTTGCAAATTCATGGATCCAATCTTCCAAGATTTTGCTGCAAAATATATTAAAGTTGATTTCATCAAGATTGACGTGGATGTATTAATG GGTGTTTCTCAAGAATTCCAGGTGCAAGCAATGCCAACATTTATATTGATGAAGAAAGGAAAAATTGTTGACAAGGTGGTAGGGGCAAAAAAGGAAGATCTTGAAAAGTTGATTGAAAAGCATCAAAACTGA
- the LOC131649480 gene encoding uncharacterized protein LOC131649480: protein MGERNLFEMDSTGDYYTWSNKHVEGTIYSRIDRVLDNVEWFQNNINTSLQVLPPSVSDHGLLFLQNQEPQYPKKPRFKYLNCVTDVEGYEQKVINNWNEPIVGRPMYVLWQKLRRLHPILKKLNKPLVLADQNIKKAGDNMDKTQKDLVNDRLNISKINEVKRLTEELVKWQEIDEKVMNQRAKIEWLKKWDGNNSFFYATIKGKYHSKNIKSLHKDNGDIITSIHGIEDEILHFYGGLMGKKADILTYIDVGAMRNGSQLSRVQREGLIRLVTETEKHNALKGINDLKAPGLDGYGAHFFKHSWSIIKTDLIVPLILTARLGQVIGSIVQYNQAAFIPGQQIHNHILLAFEPLKGYTRKGGTPCCMIMIDLQKACDMVDWTALECITQEVGLPHQFIKWIMLTVSTVSYRFNINGELSKTLKAKRGIRGDLRSVKLLLQAFNSFIMSTSMKINPSKCRIYFGSVDAGTKEAILQHTKFSEGTLPFKYFGTPLTCKKLSISHYLVLVEKIQADSLWVKWVHTYYFKGRNLMEAKINNGSTWIFKKIMQQRESISTIQNSWDQMCNNGKFQMKIVYKKMRVMEPKVPWYRLIYKNAGRPHAVLTLWMVCHRKLATKDRLRKFDMLADSTCAFCSKEENIDHLLFDCDTMKEIWNHVLHWIHRHHQPKPWKEELEWLIQQIKGKGWNVELLKLAAAEAVYGAWRFRNDTCFGNHCDRIKIRNYIIDNIVYRGWCNRKLRPHS from the exons ATGGGAGAaagaaacttgtttgaaatggaTAGTACAGGGGATTACTATACATGGTCAAACAAACATGTGGAAGGAACCATATACTCCAGAATAGACAGAGTCTTGGATAATGTAGAATGGTTTCAAAATAATATCAATACTTCCTTGCAAGTTCTTCCCCCAAGTGTCTCAGACCATGGATTATTGTTTTTGCAGAACCAGGAACCTCAGTATCCTAAAAAGCCAAGGTTTAAATATCTAAACTGTGTCACAGATGTGGAAGGGTATGAGCAAAAGGTTATTAACAATTGGAATGAACCTATAGTGGGCAGACCTATGTATGTTCTTTGGCAGAAGTTAAGAAGATTGCATCCTATCCTCAAGAAGCTAAATAAACCCCTTGTTCTTGCTGATCAGAACATCAAAAAAGCTGGAGATAATATGGATAAAACTCAGAAGGATCTTGTGAATGACAGATTAAATATCAGCAAGATTAATGAGGTGAAGAGATTAACTGAAGAGCTGGTTAAATGGCAGGAGATTGATGAGAAAGTCATGAACCAAAGGGCCAAGATAGAGTGGTTAAAAAAGTGGGATGGAAACAATTCTTTCTTTTATGCTACTATTAAAGGTAAGTATCATTCCAAAAATATTAAATCTCTCCATAAAGACAATGGTGATATTATTACATCTATACATGGCATAGAGGATGAAATATTACATTTTTATGGAGGATTGATGGGCAAAAAAGCTGATATATTGACTTACATAGATGTGGGGGCTATGAGAAATGGCAGTCAATTATCTAGGGTGCAAAGAGAGGGGCTGATTAGACTTGTGACTGAAACAGAAAAACATAATGCACTTAAGGGGATAAATGACTTAAAGGCACCTGGTCTTGATGGCTATGGAGCACATTTTTTCAAGCATAGCTGGAGTATCATCAAGACTGATTTAATAGTGCCCTT AATATTAACTGCTAGACTTGGACAGGTTATTGGTAGCATAGTTCAATATAATCAAGCAGCCTTCATTCCAGGACAACAAATCCACAATCATATTCTTTTGGCTTTTGAACCGTTGAAGGGTTACACTAGGAAAGGAGGCACACCTTGTTGCATGATCATGATAGATTTGCAGAAGGCGTGTGATATGGTGGACTGGACAGCTTTAGAATGCATTACGCAAGAAGTTGGCTTACCACATCAGTTCATTAAGTGGATCATGCTCACTGTTAGCACGGTCTCTTATCGATTTAACATCAATGGGGAGCTGTCTAAAACCTTAAAAGCCAAGAGAGGCATAAG AGGAGATCTCAGATCTGTAAAGCTTTTATTGCAGGCTTTCAATAGTTTTATTATGTCTACTAGTATGAAGATTAATCCCAGCAAATGTAGAATTTACTTTGGCAGTGTGGATGCAGGTACTAAAGAAGCTATCTTGCAGCATACAAAGTTTAGTGAAGGTACCCTTCCTTTCAAATATTTTGGTACTCCCCTTACTTGCAAGAAGTTGTCCATTAGTCACTATTTGGTGCTTGTGGAGAAGATACAG GCTGATAGCCTTTGGGTGAAATGGGTTCACACTTATTACTTCAAAGGAAGAAATCTGATGGAGGCAAAAATCAACAATGGCAGCACTTGGATTTTTAAGAAGATCATGCAGCAGAGAGAATCTATCAGCACTATACAAAATAGCTGGGACCAAATGTGCAACAATGGGAAATTTCAAATGAAGATTGTATACAAAAAAATGAGAGTGATGGAACCTAAAGTACCTTGGTATAGATTGATATATAAAAATGCTGGTAGACCTCATGCAGTGCTCACACTTTGGATGGTTTGTCATAGGAAACTTGCCACAAAGGATAGATTAAGGAAGTTTGATATGTTGGCTGACAGCACATGTGCGTTTTGCAGCAAGGAGGAGAATATTGACCATTTGTTATTTGATTGTGACACTATGAAAGAGATTTGGAATCATGTACTACATTGGATTCATAGACATCACCAACCTAAACCATGGAAGGAGGAGTTGGAATGGCTGATTCAACAAATTAAAGGCAAGGGTTGGAATGTGGAGTTACTCAAATTAGCTGCAGCAGAAGCTGTTTATGGTGCTTGGAGGTTTCGCAATGACACGTGCTTTGGAAATCACTGTGatagaattaaaattagaaattatATCATTGATAACATTGTTTATAGGGGATGGTGTAATAGGAAACTTAGACCTCATAGCTAG